The following coding sequences lie in one Arachis ipaensis cultivar K30076 chromosome B05, Araip1.1, whole genome shotgun sequence genomic window:
- the LOC107642650 gene encoding uncharacterized protein LOC107642650: protein MGFFKKVAGLLGFSRDEPHDHDPRHDADAEPDAQPRAAPFRVQETGLPRRGFSVPAQVVVDRPQPGPVITPCTSGNGGVQGLKWYAKRLRIDEDGDVADEFIEEISLESSAAAVDHYQMEPRFKLKYNTKPVKVRKQIMSDERKLQHCVEHQGRLLLV from the exons ATGGGATTCTTCAAAAAGGTAGCTGGATTGTTAGGGTTTTCGAGGGACGAACCCCATGACCACGATCCCAGGCACGATGCCGACGCCGAACCCGATGCTCAACCTCGTGCTGCACCGTTTCGCGTCCAGGAAACTGGGCTTCCGAGAAGGGGCTTTAGCGTTCCCGCCCAAGTCGTCGTCGATCGCCCCCAACCTGGTCCCGTTATCACGCCTTGTACCTCCGGCAACGGCGGAGTTCAG GGTCTAAAGTGGTATGCAAAGCGTCTTAGGATAGATGAAGATGGAGATGTAGCAGACGAATTCATTGAGGAGATTTCTTTAGAGTCATCAGCAGCTGCAGTAGATCATTATCAAATGGAGCCAAGGTTTAAGCTGAAGTACAATACTAAACCGGTCAAAGTGAGAAAACAGATCATGTCAGATGAGAGGAAACTTCAGCATTGTGTGGAACACCAGGGCAGATTGTTGTTGGTATAA
- the LOC107642651 gene encoding AT-hook motif nuclear-localized protein 8: MDSREPHHQPSHHHHPHHHHHQQQPPPPNMMVGMGPTQYPPSMMAPTTARFPFTSVVHHQHQQHQQQQQQQQQQHHQHQHQHQQPPVPPTNNNGNAANDNNNTVALYDGSSSALKPCGFPTTDSASAAKKKRGRPRKYSPDGNIALGLSTTHASPSPAAPPRADSSAGGSGGGGATPSSEPLAKKHRGRPPGSGKKQMDALGAGGIGFTPHVILVESGEDVAAKIMAFCQQGPRTVVILSANGAICNVTLKQPTTLGGTVTYEGRFEIISLSGSLLHSENNSDRSRPGGLNVSLAGSDGRVLGGGVAGTLTAASPVQVIVGSFIEDGKKSNSSSNNKSGPSSTPSTQMLNFGAPMTPTSPTSQGASSESSDDNDQSPPNRGPGLYNNASQPIHNMSMYHHQLWAGQTQQ, from the exons ATGGATTCTCGGGAACCCCACCACCAACCTTCCCATCACCACCAccctcaccaccaccaccaccaacaacaaccacctcctcCCAACATGATGGTCGGCATGGGACCCACCCAATACCCTCCCTCCATGATGGCTCCCACCACCGCCCGATTTCCCTTTACCTCCGTCGTCCACCACCAGCATCAGCAGCACCAGCAACAACAGCAGCAGCAACAGCAGCAGCACCACCAGCACCAGCACCAGCACCAGCAGCCGCCCGTTCCACCAACCAACAACAACGGCAACGCCGCTAACGATAACAACAACACCGTCGCGCTTTACGACGGTTCCTCTTCCGCCCTTAAGCCCTGCGGATTCCCCACCACCGACTCCGCCTCCGCCGCCAAGAAGAAGAGGGGCCGACCCCGGAAGTACTCCCCAGACGGCAACATTGCCTTGGGACTCTCTACCACCCACGCCTCTCCCTCTCCCGCAGCACCACCACGCGCCGATTCCTCTGCCGGAGGTTCTGGTGGCGGTGGCGCAACCCCCTCATCGGAGCCTCTGGCCAAGAAGCACAGAGGGAGGCCTCCTGGCTCCGGCAAGAAGCAGATGGATGCGCTTG GAGCTGGTGGGATAGGTTTTACTCCGCACGTGATCTTGGTGGAGTCTGGTGAG GATGTTGCAGCTAAAATTATGGCCTTCTGCCAGCAAGGACCTCGGACTGTAGTCATTCTTTCGGCTAATGGTGCAATCTGTAATGTCACCCTTAAGCAGCCGACAACGTTGGGGGGTACTGTGACATACGAG GGCCGATTTGAGATTATATCTCTGTCAGGTTCTTTACTACATTCTGAAAATAATAGTGATCGAAGCAGACCGGGCGGCTTGAATGTCTCCCTTGCAGGTTCCGATGGACGAGTTTTAGGGGGTGGAGTTGCTGGAACGCTAACTGCAGCATCACCAGTACAG GTCATTGTGGGTAGCTTTATTGAAGATGGCAAAAAGTCAAATAGCTCAAGTAACAATAAATCAGGGCCTTCGTCAACGCCATCAACCCAAATGCTAAATTTTGGCGCTCCTATGACTCCAACCAGTCCTACCTCTCAGGGGGCTTCCTCGGAATCATCTGACGATAATGATCAGAGTCCTCCTAATAGGGGGCCTGGACTCTACAATAATGCTAGTCAGCCCATTCATAATATGTCGATGTACCATCATCAACTATGGGCTGGCCAAACTCAGCAGTGA